The DNA region TCAATGGGTGTTCTTGCAAAAACTCTCTCTCAGTGACGGATGACTCGATGGCCGCGAAGCCGGACTTGAAGGACTCGTCAACCTCGCATTCAATGCTGGACGGTATGAAGGCGGGCGACTCCGGGCAGTGGGATCGCTTCGCGCTCCTGTTCACACCGTTGATCTACCAGTGGTGCCGCAGAGCCGGGGTTGAACATCAAGATGCGGCGGATGTGACGCAGGAGGTTTTCCGGGCCGTGGCGAAGAACCTGGGCGATTTCCGTCGCAGCCGTGAAGAGGATTCTTTTCACGGTTGGCTGTGGGGCATTACTCGATTCAAAATCCTGGATCACTTTCGGGCTGCGGCCAAACGGCCGATCGCAACAGGAGGATCGTCAGCCCTAGTCGAATGGAATCGGCTCGCCGAGAACGTGCCGGAAGTTCTCGAGTCGAAACAGGCCAAACACGACATTCGAACGATTTACCGACAAGCGGTTGAGCTCTTGAACACGGAGTTTGAACCATCCACGTGGCAAGCTTTCATTAAGGTTGCCGTCGACGGGCGACTTCCAAAAGACGTGGCCGACGAATTGGACATGACCATTGGGGCGATCTACAATGCGAAGTACAAAATCTTGCGCCGCCTGCGATCCGAGTTCCAAGAGTTCTTTTGAACGACGGACTGTCGTAGCTGGGCCGGCCACGGTTCAGACGATCATGACCAATATCCAACTGAACCCTGGCGGGATCAGCTACGGGACTTATGCCCGATCGCTCTCAACTGCGATCAATACGCAGCGTCAGCCGAAGACAGACGTTGCGGGCGACCGGCATAGATAGCCAAAGCGATGAGTAACGCGATCACGCACAACGAGATTCCGGTCGTTTCGATGTACCAAGATGAAATGTCATTCGCCATCGGCCATTTCCGCATCAAACGAACAAAGTGCATCGTGACGGCTGCTAGCAGACCCACTCGTAGGTACAGATAGGCCATGACACTCATTTCAATCGCCGTGACGACGAATGCCAACCAAGCCGGCTCGTACTGCGCGGCGACCATTGTTGACAAAACCGCGACGAAAATGGGCGCCGCCACAGCAGTGCGGCCAGTCAGAACTCGCAGCGCAATGAGAAAAAAGAGTTGGAAGAAGATACTGTAGACAATTGCCTGGGATGCGGCGGTGGTAACCTCTCCGACGGCGATGCGAAGCCCATGTAACGGCGTCAGGTTGGTGACGTTGGGAAGTCCGAACGTCGCATCGCCCCACAGTGATGGCAGATCGAAAATCAAGTGCTTGCTAATCGCGGCCAGTGCGCCGACCGTGCATCCGATCAACACATCGCGACCGACCAGGGAATCATTCCAGTTTCCGTGCAATAGACGACTCCAACTGACCAGTGAAGTGGGCCAGTGACGTCGTACCACGGGTTCAAAGGCGATATACGCGAGCCACATGACAACGTAAACCAAACAGGCGCCGGCCAGCGCGGTGACCAGTGTATCCATTTCCAGCGCATCGACCGCATGGGTGCCACCAAGCAACCAAATCATGATCACGGTAAACGCACCGAAGCCAGCCAATCGAATCGCACCAAGGCGGTCAGCTCGTTTTGCGTACAAGTTTTTTCTGACCTGCCAAACGATTAGCCCCAACAGCACCGGAATCCAGGTAATAATCAGAATCGCTAGCACCCGATTGCGACTTGCGAACCCATTCCATGGGATCACGGGCGAGGCATCGTCCCAGGGCATGACGATTCGAAAGTAAGTCACGGTATCGTCCGCTCGTGCTGCATCGATGCGAACCATCTGCTCGATCCGAGCCGCGATCGGTGTGTCAGTGTTTGCGTTGTCGATGCTTGCTGCAGAATTCACGCGAGAAGATAGTTCGTCGTCGGTCTTCGGCAAGATCCAACTGCGGCGCTCGTTCGCAAATCCCAATGGAGTGAATTCAGGCGGGATCGGCTGCAGGCGGGAAATCTGCGACGGCGACAACCCAGCCAACTCCAATGGCTGATGCCACCAGGGGTTACCTTCAGCGTCTTCAAATTCCGTGTCTTCAACATCCGGTGCAGAAGAGTCTTGACTCGAAAAGAATTCCGTGGATGGAATCGCAGAATAGTATTTGAGATTTCCCTGTGCATCTAACCGCATGTGCATGCCATCGGGTGCAAGGATCGAAGGACGAACTTCGTCGACGACCAAGAAACCATCGCCTTTCCAATAGGGCAGCAGCGCGATCAAGGGCGTTGGACTTTCCCGATACCAGAAATAAGAACTTTCGTAAGCACTGTAAGATCGATTTCCTGACTCGTGCTGGTCTGGTGCAGCCGCGTTGTTGCTGAACCATCGCATCGCTGGTCGATTGGCGACGTATCGGTACACGTTGCTGGTCCCCGCGGGCCAACCAAGCAATTCTCGGTACTCGGAAGCATCATCGGCTAGTGAAGTCAATGAGCGATCAATGCCGAATTGCTGAAACGTCGTGCTGAAATATGCCACTGCGATCAAGACGCTGATGCAGGCCGCCATGATCCAACCGATGCGATGTCGGTCGATCGTGCTGTTTCGTGATCGCACTTCGGCGATCATATTGGGCGAGGCCATCTCACCAGATCGAAAGGCGTCAGACAACGATAAGCGTCCCGGCAGCGTTTCCGCGAAAGCGGCAACACTGGACGGTCGGTCTTCGGGTTTGCGGCGTAGACAAGTCGCGATTGCGGTAACGATCGCGGGCGAGATGTCATTGCGTTTTAGGATTGCCTGTTCGGCTTCGTCTCGCTGGTGCATCCTCCCAATTTCGTCTCGTGAGGTGCCGTTATGCGCGGGCTTGCCCGTCAGCACTTCGAACAGAATCAGTCCTAGCGAGAACAGGTCCGACTGGACGCTCGTTTCGTTGCGTGCCATTTGCTCCGGTGCCATATAGTTAGGCGAACCCGTCAAGCCTTCATTTGGGTCGATCAGGTTTTTCTCGCGAGCAAGTCCAAAGTCGGCGATACGCGCTCGTCCACGCTCATCAATCATGACGTTCGCGGATTTCAAGTCACGATGTAAAACTCCGACTTGGTGAGCGGCATGGAGTCCGTCGCAAATCTGATGAGCCAGTTCCAATGCTTTCGGCTCCGGAAGCGGTCCGACTCTGCGAAGCAACGATTTCAGATCTTCGCCCTCGATGTATTCCATCGACAAACAATGCTGGCCGTCAACTTCCACTAGGTCGTGTACACGACAAATGTGTGGATTGGTCAGACGCTGGGACAGACGCACCTCTTTGTACAGGTACTCCAAATGTCGTTGGTTGCCCGCTCGTTCGACGGGCAAAAACTTTAAGGCGACCGTGTGCCCCAGGCGTATGTCTTCAGCCCGATAGACTTCACCCATGCCGCCGCGGCCGAGCATAGAAACAATCCGATAACGATCAGCGAGCAATTGACCTGGCATGAACCTCGCACCGGCTCCAGATCGATTGCCGCTACCACTTAGCGGCTTTACAGGCCGCGAATCGGCCGTGACGGTCGGTGCATTTCCCGCGGGTTTGTGCCGATTGTCGTCATCAAGATCGCTGGTTACATCCAATTGGGATCGAGTGAACTCCTCTCCTCCCACAGAGAAACTGGCGTTGAGGTCGTCTTGGATGGTTTCCAGCCGAGTTCGTAGAAACACCGACTCATCGCCCGTCCATCCCTCTAAAAATGACTCGATTGGCGGTCTTTCACCATTTCGCAATTGCCGCTGAAAGTCGTCGCAGAGCTTTTGGATTTTGCGCTGAACCTGTGAAGGAAAATCTGATTGCATGGCCGAGGTCAGGGTGTAAGCGAAACGTCGAAACGAAGTAGCGACATCGGGCGACGCTTCAACTGGAGAGCCAACCTATCCAAAGCTAGCTTTGAAAACAATCGTCAAGAAGGGGCCGACAAGCACTGGATTCCGCTATCGTTTTGTCCCTTTTCGCGTGAGTTCGCGAAAAATGCTGTGAGACTCACGCGATGAAGGGAGATAGAAAGAAGTGCGTGCAGCTTGACTGTGGTCGCCGAGTCCCTTCCATGTCGTCTCTAGCCCCTTGTGATCTAAACTCATGTCCGAGCACATCTGTCACCCTACAAAGGCCGATTTGCAAGGTTTATGGGATGGCCGTATCAATCGCGAACAAGCGGACCTCATTTCCCGGCACCTGGACGAATGCGAAGCATGTCTCGCCTGTATTGAACTGATTTCACTCACATCAGACCCTCTGATCGCCAAATTGATCGGATCTAATAATCGCTTTCGGTTTTCAAATGAACTGTCACTCGCTCAGGCTCGCACCACACTCCGTCGTCGCGCCCACGATATGTCCAGCGGCGAAACTAGAAATGACCACTAGATATTTGCAGCGTTTAAGTAGAAAATCTATCTTGGCGAGCGCTAACGGCTTTATTGCGGGGGTGAGTCAAGGGAGGCTTTGGATCGCTAAGAGCATCTAACATTTCAGTTTCAATTTCCGCTGCTTCGATGAGCCCATCTGTGACAAACAAGTCAGATCAGCCCCTGCGCCGTGTCAACCGAGGGTTCACTCTTATAGAGCTATTGGTTGTGATCGCCATCATTGGCGTGCTGGTTGGATTGTTGTTGCCAGCCGTTCAAGCTGCTCGTGAAGCGGCACGCCGAATGAGTTGCCAGAACAATATAAAACAGTGTGGGCTGGCTCTCCACAACTTCCACGGTGCATTTTCTGAGTTCCCAGGTTACTGGGAATACGGTTTCTCGGGTGCCCCGGGGCCGACAACGAAGTTGAAGCTACAAAGCTGGGTGATTTCCACCGCACCGTATCTGGAGCAAACCGGATTGTTTGAGGCATACGACAAAACAACTTTCTTTGCTGACACGGTCAATCAACCCGTGGTCAGTTCGCCGATTCCTTCTATGGTTTGCCCGTCGGCAGCGCGAAGCAACCCGACCATCACCAAGGCTTTTGATCCGGCTAATGGTTACAACGTGGATCAACTTGCCCTGGCTGGATTACCAATCAATCCAGCAGCGTTTGTCCGCACCAATACCGTGCTCGGAGTCTCAGACTATTCGATCTGCAACGCAGTGGCAGGCAATTTGCTTATCAGCGCGGGATTGGATCGCAACGGCAATGGCACGATCGAGACGACGGATGATCCTCGAATCAAACCCGATTTTGAAGGCAGGCCCGTGGTGATGGGAATGTGGCCCAATCCCACTGTCGACTTTGCGACTCTGACAAGATGGGCAACCGGCCAGATCTCCGATACCGGGCTTCTGTCAAATCGTTCGAGAATGCGAGATCTGCTGGACGGATTGAGCAACACGATCATGTTGGTAGAGTGCGGTGGTCGTCCTGACAAGTTTTTGTTGGGCCGGCTTGATCCCAGCGGCACGGACGTCGAATCGGCGGGTTGGTCAGATCCGACCAACCAATTTTACGCGGATAACGAACGAGCGATCAACTACACCAATGATGATGAGATCTATTCGTTCCACGGTGGTGGTGCCAATTTCTTGTTGGCCGATGGATCAGTCCGATTTCTCACCGAGAGTATTTCTGCGAAGGTGTTGGTTGACTTGATCTCACATCAGGGCCGCGAAGTGATTGAAGAGTTTTAGGGAATTCTCATTTTTCTCGTTTGGCCGCAGGAGCTGATGCATGAGAAAATCGACCACTCGGCGTTCACCGTGTGGGATCGGAAGGCAGGCACGCCGCTACGGCAAATTGATGCTGCGCAGACCGGGAGCATCACCGCCCTAGCACCTAGCCCCGACGCACCGGCCATTCCGTATCCGACAGTCGCCAAGATGTAGCCGTTCGTGAAGGACGCCGCTGTGCGAAGACCTGCCCGGAGTCGTCGAAGGCGAACAGGTGAAGGATGCCGAGCCGCATACATTGGAAGTGACCGTGCGCCTCGACGGCGAAAACGCGACCATCACCACCAATCTCGTCGGCCAGCCGCTTTACGAATGGACAGGCTCCATCGCCGCGCTCAGCCAGAGTAAAGTCTGGTACAAGGCGCAGCCCGGTGTCCTGGCCATACGCACCAAGCTCGGCGGCTGGGTGGTGTCGGAAGTTAAGGTGAAAAAGTTAGACGCGGCGCTCGAAGCAGGCGAGAAGCCTGACGCATTGGGTGAATATTGGGCTTCGACAAACCATGTACTCCGGGGGATGATGCAGCCTCACACGGTTACCAACGGTTCGAGCAAAATCCAAAACGCTCTTCCGTTTTTTTAAGAAAAAAAACGACTCCCGGTCGTTTGACTCTGGGGGCTTTCTGGGATAATCGGGCCGTTTCGGAACTGCACGTGAAGCGAATCGACTCGTTCAAAAGTACGCAATGAACCATAATTCACCGGACGCGAGTCGTGACGACACAAACCACGTTCGCTCAAACTCATTACCGGACAGTGAAGTTCTGATCGATCAGATCGCTGAGGAGTTTCTATTAGCGACGCGTGAGGGGAAGATCACGGGAATTGATGCATTTGTCGGTTCGCATCCCCAAGTGATCAAGACCCCAGCCATTGACGGGCCGCTTCGGCGGATGCTGGAAACCCTGTGTGTGCTGCATAGTCTCGGTGCTGAATCGTTCGTTGATGAAAAGCGGTTCGAGCCGCCGTCACTGCCCGAAGCCGGTTGGCCCGAGATCGAAGACTACGAATTGATTCGCGTCGCCGGACGTGGCGGGATGGGGGTCGTGTATGAAGCGGTTCAAGTGCCACTGTCGCGAAAAGTGGCGCTCAAAGTCTTGCCAAGTCACGCGGCAACCAATCCCGGCGCGGTAGCACGGTTCCAGCAGGAAGCTCGTTCAGCGGCCGGGCTTCACCACACCAACATCGTTCCGGTGTTCGAGGTCGGCGATGACGGCAAGCATTGTTACTATGCGATGCAATTCATCGGAGGCTATTCGCTTGACGCGGTGATCCGCCAATTGCGCGAGATCCGCGACAAAGATAGGGCCCAATCACGTCTCGGTTTACCGAATGAAGTCCGTCAAGGTGAGCCGAAGGCGCTGGCAGCAGACAAAGAACGATCCGCGGTCACGGTAGCCGCGACGAACACCAAAAATGCTGCCGCCGATTCGCGACTCATGACATCGTGCATTGCCTCGGTGTTGGAACTGCCGCAAACGCAACCGATCCTTGGCAGCGACGACACGGTCCCGATTGCCAAAGGAAGTTCGACATTGACGGTGTCGGGGCAGTCCAAACCGTTCTTTCGCAACGTCGCGCGAATCGGACAGCAAGTTGCCGATGGACTCCAGCATGCTCACGAACGTGGCATTGTGCATCGCGATGTCAAACCGTCCAACATCCTCTTGGATCCGCAAGGAGTCGCGTGGATCACGGACTTTGGACTTGCGAAAACAGATGACATCGACTTCACCCGTGATGGTGACGTCGTTGGGACGCTGCGGTACATGTCACCGGAACGTTTTACGGGATCCTGTGATGCCAGCAGCGATGTCTACTCGTTGGGCGTGACGCTGTACGAGATGCTGGCGTTACAAACGCCATTTGCCGCGTACGATCGTGTCAGTTTGATCGCCGCGATCCGCGACAAGCAACCGGCTCCGCTGCGATCGTTGAATCATCGCGTACCGCATGACCTGCAAACCATTGTCGACAAAGCGATGGAAAAGGATCCTCGCCGGCGCTATCGCACGGCCGCGGCAATGGCCGACGACTTGGAACGGTTCTTGGACGGTCGCCCTATCCGCGCTCGCCGCGTCGGATCGGTCGAGCGGTTGTGGCTGTGGTCAAGGAGTAACGTCGGGCTGGCATCGTCGATCGCCACGATCGCGGCTGTCCTGGTCGTGGCCAGCGTGGTCAGCACGTAGCAGGCAGTTCGTTAGAATGAATCAGAGAAGGAAGCCACCCGACATGCCGCTCGGGCTGGTTGTCGTGATACGGCGACAACGAGCTGATCATTCTGAGCGCTAGTTCTGGAAAGAAAACACGATCATTGCACTTCATGGGCGATGAGGTGCGACGGCTCAGTCCCAGCGGAGCTGTCGTTGCAACCAACAATGCGAACCGCATCCGTCTGGCGGTGACGCGAGCGGAATGGTTCGGATTCATAGTGCAACCGATGGCGACGAGATGCTGGCCCTTTACGGTCTGTCGCAGATGTGGACTTCTGTCCCAATGGGACACTCATCGCCGCAATTGGCAGGGATGGGCTTGTCAAAATTTGGGATCGCAAGATTTCGAACCGCGCGGCAATGTCATTCCCGCCATCGAATTTGAATCATCCGTCGCCCGCACCGAAATCCGAGGCCAAGAAGCCGCGATAATCCAGCTGCCGCCGCATAATTTCCACTACAGCCGCTAAATGCTTCGAGGGGGGGCATGGGGAAGTGAAAAGCCTGGCGAGATTTGCTCCCTCGTAATGGAAACAAACTCGCATCCCCGGATGAGTGCCGGCCAGCATTGATCACCACAAATCGTCCACTCGGAAGATGACGATGCGGCCGAGAGGACTCGAACCTCCACGGGATTAACTCCCACAAGGCCCTCAACCTTGCGCGTCTGCCAGTTTCGCCACGGCCGCTTGATTCGTGTCTTTGGTGTCTGCAGATGGGCAAAGTGTCTCAGATTGCACTTTCACGTCAACGCCCTGACGCCCCGGTTTGACCATGATTTTCAACTTTCAGCCTCGATTGCGCCGACTTTGCGGGCCAGCGGCATCGTCGGCGCGGGGGATCGACGTTGACCTTGGGGCCGTCTTTGTCGAGAATCGTAGTGCAGCGCCGCACCCAAAACGTGGGATAGGCTTCCAGCCTGTCGTCTAGCCTGTCATTGAAAACTAGGCGAAAATGACAGGCTGGAAGCCTATCCCACGTTGAATTCCACTAGGTATCTAGGTTCCCTTTCAAACATGTCTTCGCTCGTCACCGAACCTGAACTCGGTACTTATTGTCGCCAAACTGCCGAAGCTGCACGTGCGGCGTCGTACGAGTTGGCATCGCTTGATACGGAAGTTAAGAACCGCTGGCTGCACCAATCTGCGGACGCCCTGGTCGCCCATTCGGACAAGATCATCGCTGCGAACCAACTCGATTTGGCTGCGGCGCCGGAATACGGATTGACAGACGCTGCGATCGATCGACTTCGACTGGACGACCAACGAATTGCCGCGATCGCCGCGGGGCTGCGAGAGATCGCGGCGCTGCCCGATCCGATTGGTGAAGTGATTGACGGATTCACGCGTCCGGGCGGACTGCAAATCTTGAAGCGACGTGTTCCGTTGGGCGTCGTGTTCTTCATCTACGAAAGCCGCCCCAACGTGACTGCTGACGCGGCCGGCATCTGCGTCAAGAGCGGCAATGCGGTGATCCTTCGCGGCGGCAAGGAAGCCATCCACAGCAGTCGCGCCATCGTCGACCAATTGTCGGCCGTCGCGGTCCAAAGCGGAATCCCAAAAGCTGCGGTGCAATTGGTCGCTACCACGGATCGCGCCGCCGTCGGCGAATTCTTGACGATGAGCGACTTGATCGACGTGACGATCCCCCGCGGTGGCGAAGGGCTGATCCGTCGGGTTGCAACAGAAGCGACGATGCCGGTCATCAAACACTTCGACGGCAATTGCCACGTCTATGTGGATACCTCGGCCGACATCGACATGGCCGCGTCCATCATTGAAAACGCGAAGTGCCAGCGTATGGGTGTATGCAACGCGTGCGAGTCGCTGTTGATTCACGAATCGGTCGCGTCGACGGCATTGCCCGCGATTGCCGATCGTTTACGAAAATACAACATCGAAATGCGTGCCGATGCTCGAGCCAAAGAGTGGTTGCCCGATGCGGTCGCAGCGACTGAGGAAGACTGGGGCACCGAATACTTGGGGCCAACGATCAGCATTGCGGTCGTGGACTCGATCAGCCAGGCAATCGAGCACATCAACCGTTACGGATCGCACCATACCGACGCGATCGTCACCAACGACCTGCAGGCTGCGGACACGTTCACGACGCGTGTCGACAGCGCTGCGGTGATGGTCAACGCCAGCACTAGGTTTAACGACGGTGGCGTTTTCGGCTTGGGCGCCGAGATCGGAATATCAACCGATAAATTTCATGCTCGCGGGCCCTGTGGGTTGCGCGAACTTACCAGCTACAAATACATCGTTCGTGGAAACGGACAGATCAGGGAATAGGTGTCTGGAATCATGCGTTTATTGTTCTTACCAGATTGACCTATCAAGGCGCGTGGGTGCGATGTCATCGTTTCGTCCACTTTGGATTGCGTTTGAAATTGGCAACGGGCGGCGATGACCTGCGAATGTTCGTTCTGCAAGAGTGTGTTTTACTTCCATCCTGATCGCCACGACCTGATCTTTCAACCGAAGGGGACACGGACATGTCCGATGAATCACTGAGCCAAAACCAAGTCGAAAGCCTGTTGAAGGCGATGGAAACGGTCGACGGTGCACCACCGAAACCGCAGACTCCTAAATTCAGCGACGAAAAAAGTCCGACGGCGGGTGCGCGAACGACTCCGGCTGCCCCGGCTGCGGCTCCTCGTGTGACTGCGTATGACTTCAAGCGACCCGAACGGGTCGGCAAGGATCAAATGCGAGCCATGCATTCCTTGCACGAATCGCTCGCTCGTAACTTCGGTGCGTCGGTTTCCGGCATGCTGCGAACGATGATCGAAGTCAAGCTGTTGAGCGTGGATCAATTGACGTACAGCGAGTTTGTTTTCAGCTTGGACAACCCTAGCTGCTTCAACGTTCTGGCGCCGTCCCCTTTGAACGGCAATTGGATCTTAGACATCGCGCCGACGCTGTCGTATGCGATCATCGACCGGATGCTTGGTGGTGACCCTGATCCGAACGAGACGATACGTCGGCCGCTGACCGAAATCGAGAATCGACTGATCGGTCGTGTCGTCGAACTGTTCCTGAAACGGCTGCGCGAATCTTGGGAGAACATCGTCGATCTCGAATTGACGATCGAGAAAGTCGAAAGCAACCCGCAGCTGGTTCAAATCGTTCCGCCCAACGAAGTCGTGATCCTGGTCGGATTCGAAGTCTTGTTGGGCAAGAACCGCGGAATGATGAATCTGTGCATCCCTTTCAACACGATCGAGAATTTCAATTCTCGGCTGTCACGCAACGGATGGGTCGGCTACGGAAAAGGGACGCCCACCGAAGAAACGCGTGGAAAAATCTCGACCAGCATGAGCGAGGCGCCGGTGGATATTGTGGTCACGTTGGCGAGATCGAAGATTCGGACCGGAGACCTGCTGGAGCTGGCGGTCGGCGACATCATCACGACAGAAAAAGAAATCAATTCGCCGCTGGAGCTTGCGGTTCAAGATGTCCCGAAATTCAATGCCCGCGTGGGTGCATTCAAGGGCAAGAAAGCGGTTCGCATCGAATCGGTGATGGAGCGTCCAAAGAGAGACGCTCCGCCACCAGAATCGAAGTGATTGGCGACCGCTTAACGTCGCCTATCGCCAATCACGATTGTTCTCAGTCAAACTGATAACGGCTTTACGCCATTTCCTTCAGACCCTTCAAAGGGCGGATCGACAACTTCTTGCTGGCGGGCTTGGGCTTCAACCAGATTTCTTGTCCGTCGGCCGGGTTACGTCCCTTACGCTTTGGCTTTGCTGGAACGTCCTTCAGGACGATCTTGCAGAGGCCAGGGATCGCGAATTGGCCAGGGCCGCCCTTGCCAAGCGACTTGGCGATTTCGGCGGTCAACGCGTCGAAGACGGCCGCTACGTCCTTTTTGGACAGTTCGGTCTCTTCAGCGATGTTAGCAAGGATTTGCGTCTTGGTGGGTGCTTTGGGAGCAACGGCGGCTTTTGCCATGGGGTCGAACCTTGTTTGTAGACGTGAATTGGAATCGATCGGGGCATCCAATAATTCAGCCCGCGATTACTATCGGCAAAGTGTTATGCCGCATTCGGTCTTGTTGCAACCCGGCTTCGACCAAAAAAGCCCACGATTTGCGGGTTTTTCGATCGGACTTGACACGCCGAGAGCCATTTGACCTAGATCTGACATCCTCCAAGAACCCCGTTTTTACGGTTTTCTATGCGTTTTTCGCTTTTAAAAGCGACGTCGTCAGGCCGTAAAACAAGCCCTCGAACGACTTTCGGCACCCCACGAAAAGCTGCATTTGCGATGTGAATCCTCCGTCGTTCGGAGGAGTTTTCGCACGCCATCGGTGACGCGGCGGATGTCAAATGTCGGTGCTCAGAACCTGATCAATGGCTTCGCTAGAGATCGATTCTTCGTCCGCTATTTGCTCGCCAGCAACCGAGATTCGCGTCAGCTCCGGTGCAACGGATTGCATCGCGGAATCGATCGACGAAACGTCCGTGACGTTCGCGTTCTGGGCGATATCCGCTCGATTCGCGTCGGCGGACTCGTCCGCATTGTCGTCCAGCGTCGTTGCCAATGGGGATGTATTCGGAGCGTCGAGCAACGAAGGCACAAAGACATCTGCGACCGTTACGCCGGCGGTTGCAACGGACTCACCTTCGGCTTGCTGTTCACCGAACGTCAACGAGCTTGATGACAGTCCGCTTGAGGACTCCGATGCAAGCGGTTGTGTGCTGGAAATCGTCGACACACTGCCGGTCGATCCGGTTGTCGTTGTGGTGGTCGTGGTTGTCGGAGTGGTCGGCGTGAACGCAACACCGCTCGATTGGACGTTGATTCGGTAGAGCCGCAACCCGTCGACTTCGCCGCGAAATTCGACGTTCCGATTGTTGACGGTTGAAACAGTGGCTTGAACTTCCTCGGTGGTTGCGGCTGTTCCCGTGCCGGTCGGCGCGGTGCCGCGAATCGTCACGTTCGTACCCGCTTCGTCCAACGTCACGACCGGCGATGTGATCGTGTCGGTATTTTGCGAAGGAATGACCAAGGTATGTGATTGTCCCGGGGCAACGGCAACAAGCAAGGACTTGCGAGGCGAAGTGCCCATCCAATCGCGGATCGAAATGTACTGGGCCTTCAACTGGCCGACATCGATTTGAACCGTCGAATCGCCGTCTTCGGCCGCACTGACGACGTCAATCGTACGAGCTTCCGAAGCACCTTGTAGGAACCCGAGTGCCGGGATGTCGATTTGGTAATTTCCAGGTAGCACGTTCTGGAAGGAATACGAATCGCCGCTTACGGTCAGGGCCGCATTGACGTCGTTGCCCAAGGCATCGGTGCCTTTAAGAGCCAACGACGCTGGTACGAATGCCGAATTCGCGTTGTAGTCCAGG from Rubripirellula tenax includes:
- the fliM gene encoding flagellar motor switch protein FliM, which encodes MSDESLSQNQVESLLKAMETVDGAPPKPQTPKFSDEKSPTAGARTTPAAPAAAPRVTAYDFKRPERVGKDQMRAMHSLHESLARNFGASVSGMLRTMIEVKLLSVDQLTYSEFVFSLDNPSCFNVLAPSPLNGNWILDIAPTLSYAIIDRMLGGDPDPNETIRRPLTEIENRLIGRVVELFLKRLRESWENIVDLELTIEKVESNPQLVQIVPPNEVVILVGFEVLLGKNRGMMNLCIPFNTIENFNSRLSRNGWVGYGKGTPTEETRGKISTSMSEAPVDIVVTLARSKIRTGDLLELAVGDIITTEKEINSPLELAVQDVPKFNARVGAFKGKKAVRIESVMERPKRDAPPPESK
- a CDS encoding HU family DNA-binding protein encodes the protein MAKAAVAPKAPTKTQILANIAEETELSKKDVAAVFDALTAEIAKSLGKGGPGQFAIPGLCKIVLKDVPAKPKRKGRNPADGQEIWLKPKPASKKLSIRPLKGLKEMA